The genomic window TCGTGCTCACCGCGGGCGCGCTGAAGGTCAGCCCGCACGCACAGGACCCGGCGGTCGGCAGGGCCGCCGAGCTGATCAGGGAGGAAGGGCACCAGGCGCTGGAGGAGCTCCGCGAGGTGCTCGGCGTCCTCACCCCCGGCCGCAAGGGCGACACGGACGGCACGGACGACACGGACCAGGGCACGGCGCCGCACCCCGACGTCTCCCAGCTGGACACGCTCGTCGAACGCGCAGGACAGCACGGCCGCCCGGTCGAGCTGCGGATCAGCGGCCACCCGGAGACGCTGCCCGCCCCCGTGCAGCGCGCGATCCACCGCATCGTCCAGGAGGGCCTCACCAACGCCGCCAAGCACGCCCCCGGCGCGCAGGTGGCGGTCCTGGTCGAATGCCGACTCGACGGCGTCGAGGTGCAGGTCACCAACGGCCCGCCGACCGGCTCCCACGGCGTGGAACCGCCACCGAGCGGCGGCAACGGCCTGATCGGCCTCGCGGAACGCGTCAGCCTGCTCGACGGCACCTTCTCCGCAGGCCCGTACGACGGCGGCTACCGCATCGACGCCTTCATCCCGCACCGCCGGCCGACCACGGACACGGACACGGACACGGACACGGACACGGACACGGGCGAGTGACCCCCCGGCGCTCCGACCCCGTCAGCGCTCCAGCCCCGCCCGGTACGCCAGCCGCGCCGCCTGCACCCTGTTGTCCGCGCCGATCTTGGCGAGGAGTCGGCTGACCTGGCCCTTGACGGTGCCCTCGCTGATGTGGAGGGCGGCACCGATGCCCGCGTTCGACAGCCCTCTGGCGATCAGCCGGAGCACCTCCCGGTCGCGCTCGGTGAGCGATTCCAGCACCCGCTTCTCCGCGTCGGTCAACTGCGTGGCCTGCCCGGCCAGCGTGTCCAGCACCCGGCCGGTCACCACCGGGTCGAGCGCCCCCTTGCCCTCGGCCACCTGACGCACCGCGCGCAGCAGTTCCTCCGGCGGCGTGTCCTTCAGCAGAAACCCGCTGACGCCCGCCCGCGCGGCCTCGTCGACGTACTCGTCCGAGCTGAACGTCGTCAGGATCAGCACCCGCGGCGGCCGCGGCAGCGCCCTCATCTCCCGCGTCGCGGCCAGCCCGTCCATGCCCGGCATCCGGATGTCGACCAGCGCGACGTCCGGACTGAACTGCCGCGCCGCATCCACGGCACTCCGTCCGTCCCATGCCTCGGCGACGACATGCAGACCCTCGCCGGCCTCGACGATCTCACTCAGTCCCCGGCGCACGATCTCGCTGTCGTCGGCGATCAGCACGTGGATCACGAGTCCACTATGCGTTCCCCGCCACCGGGCGGCGAGTCCTGCCGTTCGGTCCGTTCGGTCACTCCGCGATGTACGTGCGGTAGACCCAGCGGTAGACCGGCATGGTCTCACCGTGCAAGGTCCGGTATTCGTGTGCGAACTCAAAGTGCTCGTAGGCGTTGTAGCGCGGGATCTTGACCGGCTCTCCGCACCCCCCGGATGGCAGCGGCCAGACCTGGGGAAGATCGTCAGGCCCTCCCTGGAGGAGCACGAGATGCGACGGGTTCATGGTTCTTGCCTCCAGCGGCCTGGGATGCCTGGGAGTGGGAGCGGAAGTGAAAGGGGCGTTGCCGGGCCGCGACCCGCGGTCCGGCAACGGGCTCCACGTCCCCGCGCCGGCTCACAGCCGGGCGCGGTCCTCAAGGGCAAGGCCCATGTGGTCGGCGAGGCCCGTGGCCAGTGCCGCGAGCGTCGGGTGCTGGTAGACGAAGTTGGTGCTGATCTTGATCCCGAAGCCGGTTTCGAGGCGTGTGCGCAGTTCCAGCGACAGCAGTGAGTCGAACCCGAGGGATTTCAGGGGTGTTTGCGGATCGAGGCCGGTGTTCTCGCCGAGCCGGAGTACCGCACGTATGTGACCGGCTATGCAGGTCTCGAGGGCGGTGCGTCGGGCGAGTCCCGCCGGGAGGGCGGCCAGGTCGCGGCGGATGTCGCGGACCGCGTCCGGTTCGGCGGTCGTGGGCCGGTCGACGGTGAGGAGGCTGAACACCGGCAGGTGCCGGACCACGGGGAGGATCCAGGTCTCCGGTCGCCCGGGGATGACGCCGGATCGGGTTCGGCCGTGTACGAGCAGGGCGTTCAGCGCCCGGAGCCCCTTCTGCGTGGGGATCGTCTGATAGCCGCGGTCGGCGAAGCCGACGGCGGCTCCCGTTTCCCCCCATGCGCCCCAGTCGACGGAGAGCGTCGGCATGCCGCGGTCGGTACGCCAGGCGGCGAACCCATCGAGCCAGGCGTTCGCGGCCGCGTAGGCCCCCTGGCCCGGGTTGCCCAGCAGCGAAGCCATGGACGAGAACACGACGAACCAGTCGGGTGCCTGACCGGCAGTGGCTTCATGCAGCCTCCACGCACCCGTGGCCTTGGGGCGCCAGACCTTGGAGAGCTGACCGTCCGAAATATTGGTGATCGCGGCGTCGTCGAGCACCATGGCGGCATGCACGAGCCCTCGCAGCCGCAGGTCATCCTGGGTGGCGACGGCCACGAGGCGTTCAGCGGTGCCCGGCTCCGCGATGTCGCCGAGGACGACGGTGACCCGTGTGCCACCGGCACGCATGTCCTCAAGGACCCGCAAGGTGGACGGCGAACCGGGTGAGCGGCCGTTGAGGACGACGTGGCCCGCGCCGTGTCCCGCGAGCCAGCGGGCCGTTTCCAGCCCTACACCGCGCAACCCGCCGGTGACGATGTAGGCACCGCCCCGGCGGACGGCCGACGGCTCCTCGCCGATACGCACGGTGGCGTCGCCCCGGTCCGGGACCGTCAGCACGAGCTTGCCGATGTGGCCCGCGCCGGCCATGAGCCGGAACGCCTCCGTGGCCTCGTCCAAGGGAAAGGTCCGATGGGGCAGGGGCGCGAGCCGGCCCGAGGCGACGTCGGCGAGCACCTCGTGCAGCACGGCGGTGAACACTTCGGGCCTGTCGTGCTGGAGCTGGATGAGGTCGACGGTACTGAGGGTGATGTTGTTCCGGAACGGGGCCAGCCCGATGGACGCGTCGGCAAGGATGTCGCGCACACCGAGTTCGACGAACCGGCCGAAGGGCCGCAGGGTCTCCAGTCCGGCCCGAATCGCCGGCCCCGACAGTGAGTTGAGCACGACATCGACGCCTTCGCCCCCCGTGGCGGCGCGCGTCTGCTCGGTGAAGGTCAACGACCGGGAGTCCATCACGTGCTCGATCCCCATGCCGTGCAGATAGGCGCGCTTGTCCGCCGAACCGGCCGTGGCGAGCACCTGGGCTCCCAGCATCCGGGCGACCGCGACGGCGGCCAGTCCCGTACCGCCGGTCGCCGAGTGGATCAGGACCCGTTCGCCGGCGGTGAGGCCGGCCACATGGCACAGGGCGTACCAGGCGGTGACGTAAGCCGCGGGCAGGGCCGCCGCGGCGACCGGCCCGACCCCGGCCGGCAGGGGCGCGACGGCATGGCCGGGCACGGTCGTGAACGAGCCGAAGGCGCCGCCTCGCAGGTCGACCGCGAGCACCGGGTCGCCGACGCCGACACCCCGCACATCCGGCCCCACCGCGGCGACCGTTCCCGCACACTCGAACCCGATGCGGTCCCTCACCTCCGCGTCGCCGCCGAGCAGGCCCATGGCCGTGAGCACGTCCCGGAAGTTCATCGCCGAGGCGGCGACCCGTACCTCGACCTCCCCGGCGCGAGGAGCCCGCCTGGCGCCGGCGGTCAGCTCCAGGCTCCCCAGATCGCCGAAGCGGCCGACGCGCAGGCGGAAGCCGTCCGTGCCGTAGCGGGCGGTGCGTGTGGTGGCGGCGCCGCGCTCGGCGTCGGTGAGCGGCGCGTACTCCAGCCGGGCGACATGGCGGCGGCCGCCGCGCAGGGCGGTCTCGTCCTCGGGGCCCGTGTCCAGCAGTTCGGCCGCCACCTCGTGCAGTGCCGTGTCGGCCGGGTCTGCGTCGAGCAGAGTGGCGCGCAGCTCCGGGTGCTCGTAGGCGAGGACGCGCACCACTCCCCGCAGGGCGCTCTGAGCCGGGTCGGCCGCCTCACCGGGCCGCACCCGCTGGGCACCGCGGGTGACGACGAAGAGGCGCGGGGGCTCCGGGAAGACGGCGAGTACCGCCTGCACGGTGCCGAGGAGCTGCCGGGCGCACCGCAGCCCGTCCTCGGCTGGTTCGGGGTCTTCGGCGGGGAGGCAGAGCACCGCCACCGCGTCGGCGTTCGCCGGGGGGTCGGCCCAGCACTCGGCGAGCCTGTCCCTGAACGCTCCCAGCGAATCGTCGCCCGCAGGGATGTCGAGGACATCGGCGTGTGCCCCCGCCGTTTCCAGCAGCCCGGCCAGCTCCCCGGCGGAGCCGTCGCCCTCCCCGATGACGAGCCAGTTCCCCGGTGGGGGCGCCTTCGTGGCTTCCGGCGGGGGTGCGGGGTGCCACCGGGGTTCGAGGAACCAGCCGTCTACTTCTCCGGTACCGGCGCCCGGCGCGCCGTGCCGTACCAGCTCCAAGCCGTCGATGGCGAGGACCGGCACGCCCGCCTCGTTCAGCAGGCGGACGTCTCCGGTGACACCGCCGGCCCGCTCCCGCGTGATACGGCCGTGGCAGTAGACGGCCGTCGAGGGGTCGCCGAGGACGCATACGTCCTCGGCCCCG from Streptomyces sp. FIT100 includes these protein-coding regions:
- a CDS encoding sensor histidine kinase — protein: MTERTGWSARRQDALLTAAVVAIGVADTWSKPSNGLLTGQPIALVAAASGAVGLALWWRRRHPGVVAAVVMVGYVIAFTPVALAVAMYTVGECFRNIRALVPFGVAGCAAGILALLAGPPSDWELRDLVFVLSLILGPLVLGFAVGIRRDLAAESQTTIEALERERHLLVERAKTGERSRIARELHDVVAHRCGNIVLTAGALKVSPHAQDPAVGRAAELIREEGHQALEELREVLGVLTPGRKGDTDGTDDTDQGTAPHPDVSQLDTLVERAGQHGRPVELRISGHPETLPAPVQRAIHRIVQEGLTNAAKHAPGAQVAVLVECRLDGVEVQVTNGPPTGSHGVEPPPSGGNGLIGLAERVSLLDGTFSAGPYDGGYRIDAFIPHRRPTTDTDTDTDTDTDTGE
- a CDS encoding response regulator transcription factor; this translates as MIHVLIADDSEIVRRGLSEIVEAGEGLHVVAEAWDGRSAVDAARQFSPDVALVDIRMPGMDGLAATREMRALPRPPRVLILTTFSSDEYVDEAARAGVSGFLLKDTPPEELLRAVRQVAEGKGALDPVVTGRVLDTLAGQATQLTDAEKRVLESLTERDREVLRLIARGLSNAGIGAALHISEGTVKGQVSRLLAKIGADNRVQAARLAYRAGLER
- a CDS encoding DUF5988 family protein, whose product is MNPSHLVLLQGGPDDLPQVWPLPSGGCGEPVKIPRYNAYEHFEFAHEYRTLHGETMPVYRWVYRTYIAE